From Perognathus longimembris pacificus isolate PPM17 chromosome 4, ASM2315922v1, whole genome shotgun sequence, one genomic window encodes:
- the LOC125350001 gene encoding LOW QUALITY PROTEIN: heterogeneous nuclear ribonucleoproteins A2/B1-like (The sequence of the model RefSeq protein was modified relative to this genomic sequence to represent the inferred CDS: deleted 2 bases in 1 codon) codes for MAARPHSIDGRVVEPKRAVARDESGKPGAHVTVKKLFVGGIKEDTEKHHLRDYFEEYGKIDTIEIITDRQSGKKRGFGFVTFDVHDPVVKIVLQKYHTINGHNAEVRKALSSQEMQEVQSSRSGRGGNFGFGESRGGGGNFGPGPGSNFRGGSDGYGSGRGFGDGYNGYGGGPGGGNFGGSPGYGGGRRGYGGGGPGHGNQGGGYRGGYDNYGGGNYGSGNYNDFGNYNQQPSNYGPMKNGNVGGQERGGPYGGGNYGPGGSGGSGGYVGGADTELLPIFHGIDMNHG; via the exons ATGGCTGCCAGGCCTCATTCAATTGATGGGAGAGTGGTTGAGCCAAAACGTGCTGTAGCAAGAGATGAGTCTGGAAAACCAGGGGCTCATGTGACTGTGAAGAAGCTGTTTGTTGGTGGAATTAAAGAAGATACTGAGAAACATCACCTTAGAGATTACTTTGAAGAATATGGAAAAATTGATACCattgagataattactgataggCAGTCTGGAAAGAAAAGAGGCTTTGGCTTTGTTACTTTTGATGTCCATGATCCTGTGGTTAAAATTGTGTTGCAAAAATACCACACTATCAATGGTCATAATGCAGAAGTAAGAAAGGCATTGTCTAGCCAAGAGATGCAGGAGGTCCAAAGTTCTAGGAGTGGAAGAGGAGGGAACTTTGGTTTTGGGGAATCTCGTGGTGGCGGTGGAAATTTTGGACCAGGACCAGGAAGTAACTTTAGAGGGGGATCTGATGGATATGGAAGTGGACGTGGATTTGGTGATGGCTATAATGGGTATGGAGGAGGACCTGGAGGTGGCAATTTTGGAGGTAGCCCTGGttatggaggaggaagaagaggatatGGTGGTGGAGGACCTGGACATGGCAACCAGGGTGGGGGCTACAGAGGTGGTTATGACAACTATGGAGGAGGAAATTATGGAAGTGGAAATTACAATGATTTTGGAAATTACAACCAGCAACCTTCTAACTATGGTCCAATGAAGAATGGAAACGTTGGTGGT CAGGAACGTGGGGGCCCATATGGTGGAGGAAACTATGGTCCTGGAGGCAGTGGTGGAAGTGGTGGTTATGTGGGAGGAGCCGATACTGAGCTTCTTCCTATTTTTCATGGCATTGATATGAACCATGGATAA